A single genomic interval of Procambarus clarkii isolate CNS0578487 chromosome 17, FALCON_Pclarkii_2.0, whole genome shotgun sequence harbors:
- the LOC123772384 gene encoding glutamate receptor ionotropic, kainate glr-3 has product MTINLSTDLDDSPLFFRRQDGSVDGANKRIMDVLAARLNFTYTYTNKSSDREWGDKNENGTWTGMLGDLYRGDKDMAVNYFLIIEKRAHDFHYSVPYKTEGFGLMLRVPPPLPRWRNLMYPYTGMVWAGVLGVVIVAGLTFYLLNFRRSRFTLLVSLMSILRGIVGQSLTKVPPWWLVRVFLGVWWFSAWILDISYTSNLIAVLTVPVYPSRINTVSELANSKLRLCMLDYGEFVPEALATSTNPVLAKLGAKLDLVPQILSEAYGGQSGCVKKVLAGTHVHTETFSYMLNLYTSLGHGSEVYTLKDQLYEGNLVFFFRKNTPWRHKFDVGLRRLVEAGLVQKWYFNIMEELKKKESKTTRSEPRALSIRHLQGPFLLMALGSSLAALVFLLEKFFHLQRPPRPASQDTRLSRVVMALPTPCAVKGFMEDDVMYKPQGKGVSIFI; this is encoded by the exons ATGACGATTAATTTGTCGACGGACCTCGATGATTCGCCGTTGTTCTTCAGGAGGCAAGACGGCAGCGTCGATGGGGCCAACAAGAGAATAATGGATGTCTTGGCTGCGCGTCTTAACttcacctacacctacaccaatAAGTCTTCAGATC GTGAGTGGGGGGACAAGAACGAGAACGGCACGTGGACGGGGATGCTGGGGGACCTGTATCGGGGGGACAAGGATATGGCGGTCAACTACTTCCTCATTATAGAGAAGCGGGCACATGACTTCCACTATTCTGTGCCTTACAAAACTGAAGG GTTCGGGCTGATGTTGAGGGTGCCGCCTCCACTGCCACGTTGGAGGAATCTGATGTACCCATACACGGGCATGGTGTGGGCGGGGGTACTGGGCGTGGTCATCGTCGCCGGCCTCACATTCTACCTCCTCAACTTCAGGAGGTCTCGTTTCACCCTCCTCGTCAGCCTCATGTCTATCTTACGG GGTATAGTGGGACAGTCGCTGACGAAGGTACCTCCATGGTGGTTGGTGCGGGTCTTCCTGGGCGTGTGGTGGTTCTCCGCCTGGATCCTCGACATCTCCTACACCAGTAACCTCATCGCTGTGTTGACCGTGCCTGTCTACCCCTCCAGGATCAACACCGTCAGCGAGCTCGCCAACAGCAAACTCAG GCTGTGTATGCTGGACTACGGCGAGTTCGTTCCGGAGGCGTTGGCCACATCGACGAATCCGGTGCTGGCCAAACTTGGCGCCAAACTGGATCTGGTTCCCCAGATTCTCAGCGAAGCCTACGGCGGCCAATCCGGATGTGTTAAGAAGGTGTTAGCGGGCACCCACGTCCACACCGAGACGTTCTCCTACATGCTAAACCTCTACACCTCATTAGGCCACGGTAGCGAGGTCTACACTCTTAAGGACCAGCTGTACGAGGGCAACCTGGTATTCTTCTTCCGCAAGAACACTCCCTGGAGACACAAGTTCGATGTGGGGCTCCGGCGGTTGGTGGAGGCCGGCCTCGTCCAAAAGTGGTACTTCAATATTATGGAGGAACTGAAGAAAAAGGAAAGCAAG ACCACGAGATCCGAACCCCGGGCGCTGTCGATTCGTCATCTCCAAGGGCCCTTCCTGCTGATGGCCCTTGGATCATCGCTGGCTGCCTTAGTATTTCTCTTAGAGAAGTTTTTCCACCTTCAGCGCCCTCCGCGCCCGGCCTCACAAGACACGAGACTAAGCAGAGTAGTAATGGCGCTTCCAACGCCTTGCGCAGTGAAAGGGTTTATGGAGGACGATGTAATGTACAAGCCTCAGGGAAAGGGCGTTTCGATCTTCATCTGA